In Paeniglutamicibacter kerguelensis, one genomic interval encodes:
- a CDS encoding NAD(P)-dependent malic enzyme, with protein MSVDTSFNAAATITDADIFDAHIGGKLTVQSTMPLTSKRDLSIAYTPGVAQVSRAIAADPAMHATHTWASRLVVVVSDGTAVLGLGDIGAAASLPVMEGKSALFKEFGGLDSIPLVLNTTNVDEIIETLVRLRPSFGAVNLEDISAPRCFELEERLIEALDCPVMHDDQHGTAVVVLAALINAAKVAGKTFGQMRVVVSGAGAAGIAVAEILIRAGIGDVVLVDSKGTIHRDRDDLNNIKAKYAALTNKDGIIGGIREALDGADAVVGVSSSKFAEEDLAQMNDDAIIFALSNPDPEVMPEVARKYAAVVATGRSDFPNQINNVLAFPGIFRGALDAGARRITPEMKIAAAHAIAALAEDKLSSDYIVPSPLDPRVMPAVAAAVGAAAE; from the coding sequence ATGTCTGTCGACACCTCTTTCAACGCTGCCGCCACCATCACCGACGCCGATATCTTCGACGCCCACATCGGCGGCAAGCTCACCGTCCAGAGCACGATGCCGCTGACCTCCAAGCGCGATCTGTCCATCGCCTACACCCCGGGCGTCGCCCAGGTTTCCCGCGCCATCGCGGCGGATCCGGCCATGCACGCAACCCACACCTGGGCCTCGCGCCTGGTGGTTGTCGTCTCCGACGGCACCGCGGTGCTGGGCCTCGGCGACATCGGCGCCGCCGCATCGCTTCCCGTCATGGAAGGGAAAAGCGCGCTCTTCAAGGAATTCGGCGGCCTCGACTCGATCCCGCTGGTCCTGAACACCACCAACGTCGATGAAATCATCGAGACGCTCGTGCGCCTGCGCCCCAGCTTCGGCGCGGTGAACCTGGAAGACATCTCGGCCCCGCGCTGCTTCGAGCTCGAGGAACGCCTCATCGAGGCCCTCGATTGCCCGGTCATGCACGATGACCAGCACGGCACCGCCGTCGTGGTCCTTGCGGCCCTCATCAACGCGGCCAAGGTCGCGGGCAAGACGTTCGGGCAGATGCGCGTCGTCGTCTCGGGTGCCGGGGCTGCGGGCATCGCGGTGGCCGAGATCCTCATCCGGGCAGGCATCGGAGACGTGGTCCTGGTTGATTCCAAGGGCACCATCCACCGCGACCGCGACGACCTGAACAACATCAAGGCAAAGTACGCGGCCCTGACCAACAAGGACGGAATCATCGGCGGTATCCGCGAGGCCCTTGACGGTGCCGACGCCGTTGTCGGTGTCTCCTCTTCCAAGTTCGCCGAGGAAGACCTGGCCCAGATGAACGACGACGCAATCATCTTCGCCCTGTCCAACCCGGACCCGGAGGTCATGCCGGAGGTTGCCCGCAAGTACGCCGCGGTGGTCGCCACCGGCCGCTCGGATTTCCCGAACCAGATCAACAACGTCCTGGCGTTCCCGGGCATATTCCGCGGCGCGCTGGACGCCGGCGCCCGCCGCATCACCCCGGAAATGAAGATCGCTGCGGCCCACGCAATCGCCGCACTGGCCGAGGACAAGCTTTCGAGCGACTACATCGTTCCCTCCCCGCTGGACCCGCGCGTCATGCCTGCCGTCGCTGCGGCAGTCGGGGCAGCCGCCGAGTAA
- a CDS encoding ABC transporter ATP-binding protein produces the protein MALAAETITLGYDERVISRDLSIEIPEGAFTVIVGPNACGKSTLLRALSRLLKPKLGSILLDGRTIHSYKAKEVARKLGLLPQTSTAPDGISVADLVARGRYPHQSLIRQWSKHDEAAVVDAMAATNVTSLSGRQVDELSGGQRQRVWVAMALAQQTPTLLLDEPTTYLDIAHQIELMELFSRLNRENNQTMVAVLHDLNHACRYATHLIAMKDGNVVAAGNPSEIVTAELVEEVFGLPCMIIPDPVSHTPLVIPLGSASR, from the coding sequence ATGGCACTTGCAGCAGAGACCATCACCCTGGGCTACGACGAGCGGGTGATCTCCCGGGATCTGAGCATCGAGATTCCCGAGGGGGCCTTCACCGTCATCGTGGGGCCCAACGCGTGTGGAAAGTCGACGCTGCTTCGTGCCCTCTCCCGGCTGCTCAAGCCCAAGCTCGGATCGATCCTGCTCGACGGGCGCACGATCCATTCCTACAAGGCCAAGGAAGTGGCGAGGAAACTCGGGCTGCTTCCACAAACTTCGACGGCACCGGACGGAATCTCGGTCGCAGACCTGGTGGCACGTGGCCGGTACCCGCACCAGTCACTGATTCGCCAGTGGTCCAAACACGACGAGGCGGCCGTCGTGGATGCCATGGCGGCCACGAATGTCACCTCGCTTTCCGGACGGCAGGTCGACGAGCTCTCCGGGGGCCAACGCCAGCGAGTCTGGGTGGCCATGGCACTGGCCCAGCAGACACCGACGCTGCTGTTGGACGAACCGACGACGTACCTGGACATCGCCCACCAAATTGAACTGATGGAACTTTTCAGCAGGCTCAACCGCGAAAACAACCAAACGATGGTCGCGGTCTTGCACGACCTGAACCATGCCTGCCGCTACGCAACGCACCTGATCGCGATGAAGGACGGAAACGTTGTCGCCGCGGGCAATCCCTCGGAAATCGTGACGGCCGAGCTGGTCGAGGAGGTCTTTGGGCTGCCGTGCATGATCATCCCCGATCCCGTCTCCCACACGCCCCTGGTGATACCGCTGGGGTCAGCAAGCCGCTAG
- a CDS encoding ABC transporter transmembrane domain-containing protein has translation MAPTKTNNHRPVDRDLSPDFSAITLGKHALRHGAFAEGRGLQLGASTALLMIHQICEALVPVLIGVSIDKAIGPSDLGALLWALGGLVGLFLMLTYSWRHGYRLTSRVYGYGDHSLRQMVIAKVLDPRATGKQFGAGRTLNIATSDTAITAGLSWVVSQMSASLAALITAATSLLLISWQLGLLVLVATVVFLVLMHFITAPLERRTHLQQERAAEATGLATDLVTGLRVLQGLGATRTATERYKETSRASLQAALGTAKSEALFSTVTLGLSATFLAAITWVAASMTLAGEISIGQLVTVVGLAQFIQEPLSSLAYYPAALAQKRAAAKRIATLLNTEAGADAPELATDSMATGPATFREMLVRGEGSHPDFRLLPGTITGLRTDAKTARELTMLLAGRIEDSNQRLHINGVPAAVRGLAELRSTVFVSDHDAAIFTGSIRENLYAHEPLDSVMTASGLAAICARLPLGLDARVGEQGSALSGGQRQRLLLARALHQQQPVIVLTDPTTALDSVSEARIASALGGFRAAALLVVSDSPLLLGACDTVIDAISLHTAGVNP, from the coding sequence GTGGCCCCAACAAAAACCAACAACCATCGCCCCGTTGATCGGGACTTGTCCCCGGATTTCTCCGCTATAACCCTGGGCAAACATGCCTTGCGCCACGGCGCATTCGCCGAGGGGCGCGGCCTTCAACTGGGGGCCTCGACTGCCCTGCTCATGATCCACCAGATCTGCGAGGCCCTGGTGCCGGTGCTGATTGGCGTGAGCATCGACAAGGCAATCGGCCCCTCGGACCTGGGTGCCCTGCTCTGGGCCCTTGGCGGACTGGTAGGCCTCTTCCTGATGCTGACCTACAGCTGGCGGCACGGCTACCGGCTGACCAGCCGGGTCTATGGATACGGCGACCATTCCCTGCGCCAGATGGTCATCGCCAAGGTGCTTGATCCGCGGGCCACCGGCAAACAATTCGGTGCCGGGCGGACGCTGAACATCGCCACCTCCGACACTGCGATCACCGCAGGGCTGAGCTGGGTGGTCTCCCAGATGAGCGCGAGCCTCGCGGCACTGATCACGGCCGCGACCTCGCTGCTGCTGATCTCCTGGCAGCTGGGCTTGTTGGTCCTGGTTGCCACCGTGGTGTTTCTGGTGCTCATGCACTTCATCACCGCACCGCTGGAACGGCGCACGCACCTCCAGCAGGAACGCGCGGCCGAGGCGACGGGCCTGGCCACCGACCTGGTCACCGGGTTGCGCGTGCTCCAGGGGCTGGGCGCCACCCGCACGGCCACCGAACGCTACAAGGAAACCAGCCGGGCCTCGCTGCAAGCTGCCCTGGGCACGGCAAAGTCCGAGGCCCTCTTTTCCACGGTCACCCTCGGATTGAGCGCCACATTCCTGGCCGCGATCACCTGGGTGGCCGCATCCATGACCCTGGCCGGCGAGATCAGCATCGGCCAGCTGGTCACCGTGGTGGGCCTGGCCCAATTCATCCAGGAGCCGCTGAGTTCGCTGGCGTACTACCCGGCCGCCCTTGCGCAAAAGCGTGCCGCGGCCAAACGCATCGCCACGCTACTGAACACCGAGGCCGGTGCCGATGCGCCCGAACTTGCCACGGATTCCATGGCCACCGGCCCTGCGACCTTCCGCGAAATGCTGGTGCGCGGTGAGGGAAGCCACCCCGATTTCCGGCTGCTCCCCGGGACCATCACGGGTCTGCGCACCGATGCGAAAACCGCGCGCGAACTGACCATGCTGCTTGCCGGGCGCATCGAGGACTCCAACCAACGCCTGCACATCAACGGTGTTCCCGCCGCCGTCCGCGGGCTTGCGGAGCTGCGCTCAACGGTGTTTGTCTCCGATCACGACGCGGCGATCTTCACGGGTTCCATCCGGGAGAACCTGTATGCGCACGAGCCGTTGGACAGCGTGATGACAGCCTCGGGCCTGGCCGCGATTTGCGCCAGGCTTCCACTGGGATTGGACGCACGGGTCGGCGAACAGGGCAGTGCGCTCTCAGGTGGCCAGCGCCAGCGGCTGTTACTGGCCCGGGCGCTGCACCAACAGCAGCCGGTCATCGTGCTCACGGATCCAACCACGGCCCTGGACTCGGTCAGCGAGGCACGCATTGCTTCGGCACTTGGCGGTTTCCGTGCCGCCGCGCTGCTGGTCGTCTCCGATTCCCCGTTGTTGCTGGGCGCCTGTGACACGGTCATCGACGCCATCTCCCTACACACCGCAGGAGTGAACCCATGA
- a CDS encoding ABC transporter ATP-binding protein, with amino-acid sequence MSEPTTGIQAAVDRLPIADGRTTWRHVIRIFGARRWLVALTTFTLLCVAVTGLAIPALLGVIVDVVSAKGGSQALLNSLGLLFIAAMATGILTGISQVLLAKMGQSGLAQLREEVFESAMELPQERLERAGSGDLISRVSRDVDATNEAIGGILPTFISALFTIALTLLGLGVLDWRFAAVTLLCVPIHALALRSFLRRSGPIYRAMRVAEAERGQHLLEATSGADTIRALGTEKHHVSAVASSSRGAIGLMLKAVVVSSRFYGWLNMAELLGMAAILSTGFFLVRADAVTIGAATAAALFFHRLFGPIGALLANVDELQKAGAGLARLVGLIDSDREQQAPGPDAVSGTAPGVVVRGLSAGYRDSPAVITDFELSIAPGELVALVGSSGAGKTTLARVLAGNLDPSAGTVLLDASAAPKLGHSTLLVSQEVHVFSGTIAENLLLAAPASTTEELTRAILEAEAHWVLALPEGLDTVVGHGALHLTGEQTQHLALVRALLNKAGMVVLDEATAEAGSASAALMERVAMRITRGRTGVVVAHRLSQAAQADRILVMEDGRIVEQGSHAELLASAGTYATLWEAWSARG; translated from the coding sequence ATGAGCGAGCCAACCACCGGGATCCAGGCGGCCGTCGACAGGTTACCCATCGCCGACGGCCGGACCACCTGGCGCCACGTGATCCGGATCTTCGGGGCCAGGCGCTGGCTGGTGGCGTTAACGACGTTCACGCTGCTGTGCGTTGCGGTGACGGGGCTGGCGATTCCCGCGCTGCTTGGCGTGATCGTGGATGTTGTCTCCGCAAAAGGGGGTTCGCAGGCGCTGCTGAATTCCTTGGGGCTCTTGTTCATTGCGGCGATGGCCACCGGGATCCTGACCGGCATCTCCCAGGTTTTGCTGGCCAAGATGGGGCAGAGCGGCCTGGCCCAGCTGCGCGAGGAAGTCTTCGAATCCGCCATGGAGCTGCCCCAGGAACGTCTGGAGCGTGCCGGCAGCGGGGACCTGATTTCGCGGGTTTCCCGCGACGTGGACGCCACCAATGAGGCCATCGGCGGAATCCTGCCAACCTTCATTTCCGCCCTGTTCACCATTGCGCTCACTCTGCTGGGCCTCGGCGTACTTGACTGGCGGTTCGCCGCCGTCACCCTGTTGTGTGTTCCGATCCACGCCCTGGCGTTGCGTTCCTTCCTGCGCCGCAGTGGTCCTATCTACCGGGCGATGCGCGTGGCGGAGGCCGAACGTGGCCAGCACCTGCTTGAGGCCACCAGCGGTGCGGACACCATCAGGGCGTTGGGTACGGAGAAGCACCACGTGTCCGCTGTCGCTTCTTCCAGCCGCGGCGCCATTGGTCTGATGCTGAAGGCGGTGGTGGTTTCCTCGCGTTTCTACGGGTGGCTGAACATGGCCGAGCTTCTGGGCATGGCCGCGATCCTGTCCACCGGTTTCTTCCTGGTACGTGCCGATGCCGTCACCATTGGTGCGGCAACCGCGGCCGCGCTGTTCTTCCACCGACTATTCGGCCCGATCGGCGCCCTGCTGGCAAACGTCGATGAATTGCAAAAGGCGGGCGCCGGGCTTGCGCGTTTGGTCGGCTTGATCGATTCGGATCGCGAGCAACAAGCGCCCGGGCCCGACGCAGTTTCGGGAACCGCCCCCGGCGTGGTGGTCCGCGGGCTTTCCGCCGGATACCGGGATTCCCCGGCCGTGATCACGGACTTCGAATTGAGCATTGCCCCGGGCGAGCTCGTGGCCTTGGTGGGTTCGAGCGGGGCCGGAAAGACCACGCTCGCACGGGTGCTGGCCGGAAACCTGGACCCCAGCGCGGGAACGGTGCTACTCGATGCATCCGCGGCCCCGAAGCTGGGTCACAGCACCCTGCTGGTCAGCCAGGAGGTGCATGTCTTCAGCGGCACCATCGCCGAAAACCTGCTGTTGGCCGCCCCCGCAAGCACCACGGAGGAATTGACCCGGGCCATACTCGAGGCCGAGGCCCACTGGGTCCTGGCGTTGCCCGAGGGGCTGGACACCGTGGTGGGTCACGGGGCGCTGCACCTGACCGGCGAGCAAACACAGCACCTGGCCCTGGTCCGGGCGCTGCTGAACAAGGCGGGCATGGTGGTGCTCGATGAGGCGACTGCGGAGGCGGGATCGGCAAGCGCCGCCCTGATGGAACGCGTGGCCATGCGCATCACCCGCGGCCGCACCGGGGTGGTGGTGGCCCACCGGCTGTCCCAGGCGGCCCAGGCGGACCGCATCCTGGTCATGGAGGACGGGCGGATCGTGGAGCAGGGCAGCCACGCGGAACTGCTCGCATCGGCCGGCACCTACGCCACCTTGTGGGAGGCCTGGAGCGCCCGAGGCTAG
- a CDS encoding FecCD family ABC transporter permease gives MKRENTLMLTDLAEDPATQEGRRDSPAPVPPAEIPKIDFGERVWRLRVGAHGPSIVIRARPALTGAAAVLAIAALAVAGMSMGSFVLSPSEVLQALLGQGTAKTELVVISWRLPRVLMAIVIGGALGISGAIFQSLTRNPLGSPDIIGFNVGAYTGALVSMLLLGGGFVSTTIGSFAGGLVTAAVVYLLAFKRGIQGFRLIIVGIGISAMLGSINTWLIIKADLHLAMMAAIWGSGTLNTAGWERAVPLLLIAVLMVPALMLLSRPLQGLEMGDDAAAAQGISTEPAKLWLLVIGVCLTAICTAAAGPIAFVALAAPQIARRMTGSGRVSMLSAGVFGALLLLASDLIAQHALAPVQMPVGVVTVSLGGMYLVWLLFREAKRS, from the coding sequence ATGAAAAGAGAGAACACGCTCATGCTCACGGACCTGGCGGAAGATCCCGCGACGCAAGAGGGCCGGCGGGATTCCCCTGCACCAGTGCCGCCCGCAGAAATTCCCAAGATCGACTTCGGGGAACGCGTCTGGCGGCTGCGCGTGGGCGCACACGGCCCTTCCATAGTCATCAGGGCGCGCCCGGCGCTGACCGGGGCCGCCGCCGTGCTGGCCATCGCGGCACTGGCCGTGGCCGGCATGTCCATGGGCAGCTTTGTGCTCAGCCCCTCCGAGGTCCTCCAGGCGCTGCTGGGGCAGGGCACGGCCAAGACCGAGCTGGTGGTCATCTCCTGGCGCCTGCCGCGGGTGCTCATGGCGATCGTGATCGGCGGGGCGCTGGGCATCAGCGGGGCGATCTTCCAGTCGCTGACCCGCAACCCGCTGGGCAGTCCCGACATCATCGGCTTCAACGTAGGCGCCTACACCGGCGCGCTCGTTTCCATGTTGCTGCTCGGCGGAGGATTCGTGTCCACCACCATCGGCTCCTTTGCCGGGGGACTGGTGACCGCCGCGGTGGTGTACCTGCTGGCGTTCAAGCGCGGCATCCAGGGCTTCCGGCTGATCATCGTCGGCATCGGCATCAGTGCCATGCTCGGATCCATCAACACCTGGCTGATCATCAAGGCGGACCTGCACCTGGCCATGATGGCGGCGATCTGGGGTTCGGGCACGCTGAACACCGCGGGCTGGGAACGTGCGGTCCCGCTGCTGCTGATCGCCGTGCTCATGGTCCCTGCGCTGATGCTGCTCTCGCGCCCGCTGCAGGGCCTGGAAATGGGCGACGACGCCGCCGCGGCGCAGGGCATCAGCACCGAACCTGCCAAGCTGTGGCTGCTGGTCATCGGTGTGTGCCTGACCGCGATCTGCACCGCCGCCGCCGGGCCCATCGCATTCGTGGCGCTCGCCGCCCCGCAGATCGCCCGGCGCATGACCGGAAGCGGGCGCGTGTCGATGCTCTCCGCAGGGGTCTTTGGCGCCCTGTTGCTGCTGGCCAGCGACCTGATCGCCCAGCATGCGCTGGCGCCGGTCCAGATGCCTGTCGGCGTAGTCACCGTCAGCCTCGGCGGGATGTACCTGGTGTGGCTGCTCTTCCGCGAGGCCAAGCGCAGCTGA
- a CDS encoding iron chelate uptake ABC transporter family permease subunit codes for MPSTPTVSETASPAEKTGQAAAPGLMRVNSRRIAGAVAALALLAVVLTASLLLGSREVNPMSIIEALTGQGSTPDHAAIIDFRAPRTLAGLLVGIALGISGALIQALTRNPLADPGILGVNSGAAFAVVMGVAFFGAREMGEFVFYSFAGALMAVSVVYFLGSRGRSGGTPIKLTLAGIAFGAVLSGITQGFILLDESTFNAMRFWGAGSLAATPGDALGWLSGCVAAGVVISLLVSRSLNATSLGDDQAAAMGASLGRTRVLVVIAVTLLCGAATAAAGPIGFIGLMVPHVARWITGPDQRWILLYTILLAPSLLVGADIVGRLVIRPDELQVGIVTAFIGAPVLIWLVRRKSASTL; via the coding sequence ATGCCTTCGACGCCCACGGTCTCTGAGACTGCTTCTCCTGCCGAAAAGACCGGGCAGGCCGCCGCACCGGGGTTGATGCGCGTGAATTCGCGCCGCATCGCCGGGGCGGTGGCCGCCCTGGCGCTCTTGGCGGTCGTCCTGACTGCCAGCCTGCTGCTCGGATCTCGCGAGGTCAACCCCATGAGCATCATCGAGGCGCTGACGGGCCAGGGTTCAACCCCGGACCATGCGGCGATCATCGACTTCAGGGCCCCGCGGACCCTGGCCGGCCTGCTGGTGGGCATCGCGCTGGGCATCTCCGGAGCACTCATCCAGGCGCTGACCCGAAACCCGCTGGCGGATCCCGGCATCCTGGGCGTCAACTCGGGCGCGGCCTTCGCCGTGGTCATGGGCGTTGCCTTCTTCGGCGCCCGGGAGATGGGCGAATTCGTCTTCTACTCCTTCGCCGGTGCGCTGATGGCGGTCTCCGTCGTCTACTTCCTGGGATCCCGTGGCCGTTCCGGCGGAACGCCGATCAAGCTCACCTTGGCGGGCATCGCCTTTGGCGCCGTGCTTTCCGGCATCACCCAGGGCTTCATCCTGCTCGATGAATCCACGTTCAATGCCATGCGCTTCTGGGGTGCCGGCTCGCTGGCAGCAACCCCCGGCGACGCGCTGGGCTGGCTGTCCGGATGCGTGGCGGCGGGCGTGGTGATCTCGCTGCTGGTTTCCAGGTCGCTGAATGCCACCTCGCTGGGCGACGACCAGGCCGCGGCCATGGGCGCGAGCCTGGGCCGCACCCGCGTGCTGGTGGTCATTGCCGTCACGCTGCTGTGCGGCGCGGCGACCGCGGCGGCCGGCCCCATCGGTTTCATCGGGTTGATGGTCCCGCACGTGGCGCGTTGGATCACCGGCCCGGACCAACGCTGGATCCTGCTCTACACGATCCTGCTGGCCCCCAGCCTGCTGGTCGGCGCGGACATCGTGGGCCGGCTCGTCATCCGCCCAGACGAGTTGCAGGTCGGCATCGTCACCGCATTCATCGGTGCCCCGGTACTCATCTGGCTGGTGCGCCGGAAGTCGGCGAGCACCCTATGA
- a CDS encoding siderophore-interacting protein yields the protein MSETTLNETKLPNRIYRAVVMRTERLTEGMMRIVLGGPDLATFISTGIGDEYIRLFLPERGETIPVYPHPEGDYWEYTADQVAGPMRTYTIRSVDPQAGEISVDFVVHPGGIAADWALSVETGSEVGFNTPTGLYELPADATWQVLLADATGLPAAARLLEDVPAGTPTTAILEVSGPDHEQALELGNETRVRWLHGGNGYSPSRLAQVLREMDLPEGPGYIWVAGEARVTREARRYLRRERKLPVTSFKVVGYWTDKAEDWNERYEALGEDFKKWLEELWSADKDPEIIQDEVADAFDAHGL from the coding sequence ATGAGTGAAACCACGCTGAACGAGACCAAGCTGCCCAACCGCATCTATCGCGCGGTGGTGATGCGCACCGAACGCCTCACCGAAGGCATGATGCGCATCGTGCTGGGCGGCCCGGACCTGGCAACCTTCATCTCCACCGGGATTGGCGACGAGTACATCCGCCTCTTCCTCCCGGAGCGCGGCGAGACGATTCCCGTGTACCCTCACCCGGAGGGCGACTACTGGGAGTACACGGCCGACCAGGTTGCCGGCCCCATGCGCACCTACACCATCCGCTCCGTCGACCCGCAGGCAGGCGAGATCAGCGTCGACTTCGTGGTCCACCCCGGCGGGATCGCCGCGGACTGGGCGCTCTCGGTCGAGACCGGATCCGAGGTCGGATTCAACACCCCCACAGGGCTCTACGAACTGCCCGCGGACGCCACCTGGCAGGTGCTGCTGGCGGACGCCACAGGCCTGCCCGCCGCGGCGCGTCTGCTGGAGGACGTCCCGGCCGGCACCCCCACCACCGCCATCCTTGAGGTCTCTGGCCCGGACCACGAACAGGCGCTGGAACTCGGGAACGAAACAAGGGTGCGTTGGCTCCACGGAGGCAACGGATATTCACCCAGCCGCCTCGCTCAGGTGCTGCGCGAGATGGACCTGCCGGAAGGCCCGGGCTACATCTGGGTTGCCGGCGAGGCCCGGGTGACCCGCGAGGCCCGCAGGTACCTGCGCAGGGAACGCAAGCTCCCCGTCACCAGCTTCAAGGTCGTCGGTTACTGGACGGACAAGGCCGAGGACTGGAACGAACGCTACGAGGCCCTCGGCGAGGACTTCAAGAAGTGGCTCGAAGAATTGTGGTCCGCCGACAAGGACCCGGAAATCATTCAGGATGAAGTAGCCGATGCCTTCGACGCCCACGGTCTCTGA
- a CDS encoding ABC transporter substrate-binding protein — translation MKTMSTKYLGVVAALGASLLLTSCSAGAAAKDQAPASAEAQTISISNEFGAAEVPADPQRALGFYTTDTDILITLGIKLADQQPIRGDNGFTTFPDFFPQEALANVKPFANYPEFNYEKVLESNPDFILNGLSYDTEIPKKLNPIAPTYNYNAFDGGDWREHFKKTAETLNRTEQYQAWTDKYQARVDEIKGKIKAAGIDPVVASVSFYDGKVGVDCYGIACLVFDDLGLKISKLARANDEGVTNLSLEQLDQLKDIDEAFTTVGVGEERSLLQTSDKLNASSVWKGLDFVKNDQITNINMEMVYGSPSGQMAFLDEVEKALLP, via the coding sequence ATGAAAACCATGTCGACCAAGTACCTCGGCGTCGTTGCGGCCCTCGGGGCCTCACTCCTGCTCACCTCCTGCAGCGCCGGTGCGGCAGCCAAGGACCAGGCGCCGGCCTCGGCCGAAGCGCAGACGATCTCGATCAGCAATGAATTCGGCGCGGCCGAGGTTCCCGCGGATCCGCAGCGCGCCCTGGGTTTCTACACCACCGACACCGACATCCTGATCACCCTGGGCATCAAGCTGGCCGACCAGCAGCCCATCCGGGGTGACAACGGATTCACCACCTTCCCCGACTTCTTCCCGCAGGAAGCCCTGGCGAACGTGAAGCCGTTTGCGAACTACCCGGAATTCAACTACGAGAAGGTCCTTGAATCCAACCCCGACTTCATCCTCAACGGACTGTCTTACGACACCGAGATCCCCAAGAAGCTGAACCCGATCGCGCCGACCTACAACTACAACGCCTTCGACGGCGGCGACTGGCGCGAGCACTTCAAGAAGACCGCCGAGACGCTGAACCGCACCGAGCAGTACCAGGCCTGGACGGACAAGTACCAGGCGCGCGTCGACGAGATCAAGGGCAAGATCAAGGCCGCAGGAATCGACCCGGTGGTCGCCAGCGTCTCCTTCTACGACGGCAAGGTCGGCGTTGACTGCTACGGCATCGCCTGCCTGGTGTTCGACGACCTGGGGCTGAAGATCAGCAAGCTGGCACGGGCCAACGACGAAGGCGTCACGAACCTGAGCCTCGAGCAGCTCGACCAGCTCAAGGACATCGACGAGGCGTTCACCACCGTGGGAGTCGGCGAGGAACGCTCACTGCTGCAGACCTCGGACAAGCTCAACGCCAGCAGCGTCTGGAAGGGCCTCGACTTCGTCAAGAACGACCAGATCACCAACATCAACATGGAAATGGTCTACGGTTCCCCGAGCGGCCAGATGGCCTTCCTGGATGAGGTAGAGAAGGCCCTGTTGCCATGA
- a CDS encoding helix-turn-helix transcriptional regulator has translation MAERQAPTDASATCFDSSCPRFYRVHTSLFTTPSGQAWESHWHQNFHEVLWGSRGVLTVETGHGVFMVPPGLGLFVPAGEDHAVLAGPRAEFRCTYFHAQLGAAPGTGPTAIAMPTVLQELLLHFERNDDDLSLRRDTESVAFRMLRPTDLRVVDIVLPEDDRLRTVARGILDDPAEDCTLELWGFRVGASPRNLSRLFIRETGMTFAQWRLQARLRIAMNLLLDGLPVGQVARRVGYLSVSAFVAAFRKEVGQTPGAVQGELLEA, from the coding sequence ATGGCCGAGCGTCAAGCACCAACCGATGCGTCTGCGACGTGCTTCGATAGCTCCTGCCCGCGCTTCTATCGCGTGCACACCAGCCTCTTCACCACGCCCTCCGGCCAAGCCTGGGAATCGCATTGGCACCAGAACTTTCACGAGGTGCTGTGGGGGAGCCGGGGCGTGCTGACAGTGGAAACCGGCCACGGCGTATTCATGGTTCCCCCGGGGCTCGGCCTGTTCGTGCCGGCGGGCGAGGACCATGCGGTTCTGGCCGGGCCCCGCGCGGAATTCCGTTGCACCTATTTCCATGCCCAACTGGGTGCCGCGCCGGGAACCGGCCCCACCGCGATTGCCATGCCGACCGTGCTGCAGGAACTTCTTCTGCATTTTGAGCGCAACGACGACGATCTTTCGCTGCGGCGGGACACCGAGAGCGTAGCATTCCGCATGCTGCGCCCGACCGACCTGCGCGTCGTGGACATTGTGCTGCCGGAAGATGACCGGTTGCGCACGGTCGCCCGAGGCATCCTCGACGACCCTGCGGAGGACTGCACGCTCGAACTGTGGGGTTTCCGCGTGGGAGCCAGCCCGCGCAATCTCTCGCGCCTTTTTATCCGGGAAACGGGCATGACATTCGCCCAGTGGCGCCTGCAGGCCAGGCTGCGCATCGCCATGAACCTGTTGCTTGATGGCCTTCCGGTCGGACAGGTTGCCCGACGAGTCGGATACCTTTCGGTGAGCGCTTTTGTGGCGGCATTCCGCAAAGAGGTTGGTCAGACGCCGGGCGCCGTCCAAGGGGAGCTTCTCGAGGCCTAG